In Prunus dulcis chromosome 1, ALMONDv2, whole genome shotgun sequence, the following are encoded in one genomic region:
- the LOC117614064 gene encoding COBRA-like protein 7 produces MDFSSMSCPLIFTLSFLLIFTALPSSFSQPTADAPAPASDSCNGVFLSYAYTTGAKLPPELKSNPKRQPYRFESVLTVLNNGLEDLKSWRVFVGFKNDEYLVSASNAILADGTSLPGSVGNGTVLAGFPMTDLKTAIKTAGDLTQMEVQVKLLGTQFGVAPPKVPLPSNISLANDGFVCLNAVQGTNEMHVCCTVDAKFKTNITVDDEFLPRQNGDLTIMYDVTNTQDSNYWAQVTIANHNPLGRLDNWKLSWDWMADEFIFAMKGAYPSIVDSSDCIFGRQSTYYKDLDFSTVLNCEKRPTIIDLPPTKANDTLLGLVPNCCRNGTILPRSMDPSKSMSSFQIQVFKMPPDLNRSQFTPPQNWAINGTLNPDYKCGPPVRVSPSQFPDRSGLPVNSSAVASWQVVCNITQLKGASPRCCVSFSAFYNDSVIPCNTCACGCPSNTARTCSTTAPAMLLPPETLLVPFENRTVKAKAWAELKHLPVPNPIPCSDNCGVSINWHLYTDYSRGWSARVTLFNWDETSFVDWFAAVQMDKAGPGFEKMYSFNGSTLELNGVNNTVFMQGLEGLNYLVAETDAANPQKDPRVPGKQQSVISFTKKKTPGINVIGGDGFPTKVYFNGEECSLPKIYPSSGNRKSTPIMFSVLLMVVAFMVM; encoded by the exons ATGGACTTCAGCTCCATGAGCTGCCCTCTGATCTTCACCCTCAGCTTTCTGCTTATTTTCACTGCCTTGCCTTCTTCATTCTCTCAGCCAACCGCGGATGCTCCAGCACCAGCCTCCGATTCGTGCAACGGCGTGTTCTTATCGTACGCCTACACCACTGGAGCCAAGCTCCCGCCCGAGCTCAAATCTAACCCCAAGCGCCAGCCCTACCGGTTCGAGTCCGTGCTCACTGTGCTCAACAACGGGCTCGAGGATCTGAAATCTTGGAGGGTCTTCGTGGGGTTTAAGAACGATGAGTACTTGGTCTCTGCCTCCAATGCCATTTTGGCAGACGGGACTAGCTTGCCTGGAAGTGTGGGAAACGGCACCGTTTTGGCTGGGTTTCCGATGACCGATCTGAAAACTGCGATTAAGACTGCGGGAGACTTGACCCAGATGGAGGTTCAGGTCAAACTGCTCGGGACCCAATTCGGTGTGGCCCCACCCAAGGTTCCTCTGCCCTCGAATATCTCTTTGGCCAATGATGGGTTTGTTTGCCTCAACGCCGTGCAAG GGACGAATGAAATGCATGTCTGTTGCACCGTAGACGCAAAGTTTAAAACGAACATCACTGTAGATGATGAGTTCCTCCCCCGCCAAAATGGAGATCTTACAATTATGTATGATGTGACCAATACTCAAGACTCAAATTACTGGGCACAAGTTACAATTGCCAACCATAACCCCCTAGGCCGTCTTGATAATTGGAAATTGAGCTGGGACTGGATGGCAGATGAATTTATATTTGCAATGAAAGGGGCGTATCCATCTATTGTAGATTCTTCTGACTGTATATTCGGCAGACAAAGTACATACTACAAGGATCTGGACTTCTCCACcgtattgaattgtgaaaaaCGGCCAACCATAATTGACCTGCCTCCAACAAAGGCCAATGACACTCTACTTGGTCTGGTCCCTAATTGTTGCCGAAATGGTACTATCTTGCCACGATCAATGGATCCAAGCAAATCAATGTCATCATTCCAGATTCAAGTCTTTAAAATGCCTCCAGATCTTAACCGGTCCCAGTTCACACCACCACAAAACTGGGCAATCAACGGCACGCTTAACCCTGATTATAAATGTGGCCCTCCTGTGCGGGTGAGTCCTAGTCAATTTCCTGATCGAAGTGGCTTGCCAGTGAATTCATCTGCGGTAGCTAGCTGGCAGGTTGTGTGCAATATTACACAGCTCAAGGGAGCAAGCCCTAGATGCTGTGTTTCGTTTTCTGCTTTCTACAATGATTCGGTCATCCCATGCAACACTTGTGCATGTGGCTGCCCTAGTAATACAGCTCGAACTTGTAGTACAACTGCACCAGCTATGCTTCTTCCGCCGGAGACACTTCTTGTTCCCTTTGAGAACCGAACTGTCAAGGCAAAAGCTTGGGCTGAACTTAAACATCTACCAGTTCCAAACCCGATACCCTGTAGTGATAACTGTGGGGTCAGCATTAACTGGCATTTATATACAGACTACTCTCGTGGATGGAGTGCAAGGGTCACACTCTTCAATTGGGATGAAACTTCTTTTGTTGATTGGTTTGCTGCTGTGCAAATGGATAAAGCAGGCCCTGGTTTCGAAAAGATGTACTCTTTCAACGGAAGTACGTTGGAATTGAATGGTGTCAACAACACCGTATTCATGCAGGGTCTTGAAGGATTGAACTACCTTGTGGCAGAAACAGATGCAGCCAACCCGCAGAAGGATCCTAGGGTGCCTGGGAAGCAGCAATCAGTCATCTCATTtacaaagaagaagactccTGGAATTAATGTGATTGGTGGAGATGGGTTTCCGACAAAAGTATACTTTAATGGGGAGGAATGCTCACTTCCTAAAATATATCCAAGTAGTGGTAACAGAAAGAGTACACCAATAATGTTTTCAGTCCTCCTAATGGTTGTAGCGTTCATGGTGATGTAG
- the LOC117632853 gene encoding two-component response regulator ARR1-like isoform X2: protein MNLSNGMGSMSTASSSGAWKSADVVSDQFPAGLRVLVVDDDPTCLMILEKMLRTCLYEVTKSNRAEIALKLLRENKNGFDIVISDVHMPDMDGFKLLERVGLEMDLPVIMMSADDGKSVVMKGVTHGACDYLIKPVRIEALKNIWQHVVRKKKNEWKEVEQSGSVEEGDRQPKPSDDADYSSSANEGTWKNSKRRKDEEEEADERDDSSTLKKPRVVWSVELHQQFVGAVNQLGIDKAVPKKILELMNVPGLTRENVASHLQKYRLYLRRLSGVSQHPSNLNNSFLSPQEASFGAMSSLNGLDLQTLAVTGQLPAQSLATLQAGLGRSTAKSGMPMPLVDQRNLFSFENPKLRFAEGQQHLSSSKPMNLLHGIPTNMEAKQLANLHQSAQSLGGVNMQVNAHGVQNSALLMQMSQPQSRGQILNETSGTHVPRLSSSMGQPILSNGIPSGVLGRNGIADNGRGAGYNPVQQNSSMLNFPLNNSSELPGNNFTLGSTPGMSSLTSKAAFPEDVNCEIKRSSGFAPSYDIFNELHHHKSNDWDLQNVGLTFDASQHTNTMHGSLDSSVLVHQGFSSSQRSAQSRNPSTVGKAMFSIGEGTHHVNVQNNGQHLNSLVVDNTVRVKAERVPDASSQTSYFHEQFGQEDLMSALLKQQEGIGATENEFDFDGYSLDNIPV from the exons ATGAATCTGAGTAACGGTATGGGATCGATGTCAACGGCTAGTTCAAGTGGCGCTTGGAAATCGGCTGATGTGGTCTCTGACCAGTTTCCTGCGGGTTTAAGAGTCCTGGTGGTTGACGATGATCCCACTTGCCTTATGATCTTGGAGAAGATGCTTAGAACATGTCTCTATGAAG TTACGAAAAGCAATCGAGCGGAGATCGCACTTAAGCTGCTTCGAGAGAACAAAAATGGATTTGATATAGTTATTAGTGATGTCCACATGCCAGACATGGATGGATTCAAACTCCTGGAGCGCGTTGGACTTGAGATGGACCTGCCTGTTATCA TGATGTCTGCTGATGATGGAAAAAGTGTTGTTATGAAGGGGGTCACTCATGGTGCTTGTGACTACCTAATCAAACCGGTTCGTATAGAGGCACTGAAGAACATATGGCAGCATGTAGTTcgtaagaaaaagaatgagtGGAAGGAAGTGGAGCAATCTGGAAGTGTGGAAGAAGGAGATCGGCAGCCAAAACCATCTGACGATGCAGATTACTCATCCTCAGCAAATGAAGGGACTTGGAAGAACTCAAAGAGGAGGAaggatgaggaagaagaggccGACGAGAGGGATGATTCATCCACATTAAAGAAGCCACGGGTTGTTTGGTCAGTTGAACTCCATCAACAGTTTGTGGGTGCTGTTAATCAACTAGGCATCGATA AGGCTGTTCCTAAGAAAATTCTGGAGTTGATGAATGTTCCTGGGCTCACTAGAGAAAATGTTGCTAGCCATCTTCAG AAATATAGGTTGTACCTTAGAAGGTTGAGTGGAGTGTCACAGCACCCGAGTAATTTGAATAACTCTTTCCTGAGTCCCCAAGAAGCATCTTTTGGAGCTATGTCGTCACTCAATGGGCTTGATCTTCAGACACTAGCCGTCACAGGTCAACTTCCTGCTCAAAGTCTTGCCACACTCCAAGCCGGACTTGGTAGGTCAACAGCAAAATCTGGCATGCCTATGCCCCTTGTTGATCAAAGGAACTTATTCAGCTTTGAAAATCCAAAGTTGAGGTTTGCAGAGGGGCAACAACATCTGAGCAGTAGCAAGCCAATGAACTTACTTCATGGAATTCCAACAAATATGGAGGCCAAGCAGCTTGCCAACTTGCACCAGTCTGCACAATCTCTTGGGGGTGTGAATATGCAAGTCAATGCCCATGGAGTCCAGAACAGCGCTCTACTTATGCAGATGTCTCAACCACAGTCAAGAGGGCAGATCCTGAATGAAACTTCTGGAACTCATGTTCCTAGGCTTTCATCATCAATGGGGCAGCCTATCCTATCAAATGGAATTCCTAGTGGAGTTTTAGGAAGAAATGGGATTGCTGATAATGGCAGAGGGGCAGGATATAATCCAGTCCAGCAGAACTCCTCAATGTTGAACTTTCCCCTGAACAACAGTTCAGAACTGCCAGGAAACAATTTTACTCTTGGAAGTACACCAGGAATGTCCAGCCTCACGTCTAAAGCAGCATTTCCAGAAGACGTGAACTGTGAAATAAAAAGATCTTCTGGATTTGCGCCAAGTTATGATATTTTTAATGAGTTACATCATCACAAATCTAATGACTGGGACTTACAGAATGTAGGCTTGACCTTTGATGCCTCTCAACATACAAACACCATGCATGGTAGCCTTGACTCCTCAGTTTTAGTTCATCAAGGGTTTTCTTCTAGCCAAAGGAGCGCACAAAGCAGGAATCCATCTACTGTTGGAAAGGCTATGTTCTCAATTGGAGAAGGCACTCATCATGTGAATGTCCAAAATAATGGTCAACACCTTAACAGTCTTGTTGTTGACAATACAGTTAGGGTTAAAGCTGAAAGGGTTCCTGATGCAAGTTCTCAAACTAGCTACTTTCACGAACAATTTGGTCAGGAGGATCTAATGAGTGCACTTCTCAAACAG CAAGAGGGAATTGGAGCCACCGAAAATGAGTTTGACTTTGACGGGTATTCCTTGGATAATATTCCTGTGTAG
- the LOC117632853 gene encoding two-component response regulator ARR1-like isoform X1: MNLSNGMGSMSTASSSGAWKSADVVSDQFPAGLRVLVVDDDPTCLMILEKMLRTCLYEVTKSNRAEIALKLLRENKNGFDIVISDVHMPDMDGFKLLERVGLEMDLPVIMMSADDGKSVVMKGVTHGACDYLIKPVRIEALKNIWQHVVRKKKNEWKEVEQSGSVEEGDRQPKPSDDADYSSSANEGTWKNSKRRKDEEEEADERDDSSTLKKPRVVWSVELHQQFVGAVNQLGIDKAVPKKILELMNVPGLTRENVASHLQKYRLYLRRLSGVSQHPSNLNNSFLSPQEASFGAMSSLNGLDLQTLAVTGQLPAQSLATLQAGLGRSTAKSGMPMPLVDQRNLFSFENPKLRFAEGQQHLSSSKPMNLLHGIPTNMEAKQLANLHQSAQSLGGVNMQVNAHGVQNSALLMQMSQPQSRGQILNETSGTHVPRLSSSMGQPILSNGIPSGVLGRNGIADNGRGAGYNPVQQNSSMLNFPLNNSSELPGNNFTLGSTPGMSSLTSKAAFPEDVNCEIKRSSGFAPSYDIFNELHHHKSNDWDLQNVGLTFDASQHTNTMHGSLDSSVLVHQGFSSSQRSAQSRNPSTVGKAMFSIGEGTHHVNVQNNGQHLNSLVVDNTVRVKAERVPDASSQTSYFHEQFGQEDLMSALLKQQQEGIGATENEFDFDGYSLDNIPV; encoded by the exons ATGAATCTGAGTAACGGTATGGGATCGATGTCAACGGCTAGTTCAAGTGGCGCTTGGAAATCGGCTGATGTGGTCTCTGACCAGTTTCCTGCGGGTTTAAGAGTCCTGGTGGTTGACGATGATCCCACTTGCCTTATGATCTTGGAGAAGATGCTTAGAACATGTCTCTATGAAG TTACGAAAAGCAATCGAGCGGAGATCGCACTTAAGCTGCTTCGAGAGAACAAAAATGGATTTGATATAGTTATTAGTGATGTCCACATGCCAGACATGGATGGATTCAAACTCCTGGAGCGCGTTGGACTTGAGATGGACCTGCCTGTTATCA TGATGTCTGCTGATGATGGAAAAAGTGTTGTTATGAAGGGGGTCACTCATGGTGCTTGTGACTACCTAATCAAACCGGTTCGTATAGAGGCACTGAAGAACATATGGCAGCATGTAGTTcgtaagaaaaagaatgagtGGAAGGAAGTGGAGCAATCTGGAAGTGTGGAAGAAGGAGATCGGCAGCCAAAACCATCTGACGATGCAGATTACTCATCCTCAGCAAATGAAGGGACTTGGAAGAACTCAAAGAGGAGGAaggatgaggaagaagaggccGACGAGAGGGATGATTCATCCACATTAAAGAAGCCACGGGTTGTTTGGTCAGTTGAACTCCATCAACAGTTTGTGGGTGCTGTTAATCAACTAGGCATCGATA AGGCTGTTCCTAAGAAAATTCTGGAGTTGATGAATGTTCCTGGGCTCACTAGAGAAAATGTTGCTAGCCATCTTCAG AAATATAGGTTGTACCTTAGAAGGTTGAGTGGAGTGTCACAGCACCCGAGTAATTTGAATAACTCTTTCCTGAGTCCCCAAGAAGCATCTTTTGGAGCTATGTCGTCACTCAATGGGCTTGATCTTCAGACACTAGCCGTCACAGGTCAACTTCCTGCTCAAAGTCTTGCCACACTCCAAGCCGGACTTGGTAGGTCAACAGCAAAATCTGGCATGCCTATGCCCCTTGTTGATCAAAGGAACTTATTCAGCTTTGAAAATCCAAAGTTGAGGTTTGCAGAGGGGCAACAACATCTGAGCAGTAGCAAGCCAATGAACTTACTTCATGGAATTCCAACAAATATGGAGGCCAAGCAGCTTGCCAACTTGCACCAGTCTGCACAATCTCTTGGGGGTGTGAATATGCAAGTCAATGCCCATGGAGTCCAGAACAGCGCTCTACTTATGCAGATGTCTCAACCACAGTCAAGAGGGCAGATCCTGAATGAAACTTCTGGAACTCATGTTCCTAGGCTTTCATCATCAATGGGGCAGCCTATCCTATCAAATGGAATTCCTAGTGGAGTTTTAGGAAGAAATGGGATTGCTGATAATGGCAGAGGGGCAGGATATAATCCAGTCCAGCAGAACTCCTCAATGTTGAACTTTCCCCTGAACAACAGTTCAGAACTGCCAGGAAACAATTTTACTCTTGGAAGTACACCAGGAATGTCCAGCCTCACGTCTAAAGCAGCATTTCCAGAAGACGTGAACTGTGAAATAAAAAGATCTTCTGGATTTGCGCCAAGTTATGATATTTTTAATGAGTTACATCATCACAAATCTAATGACTGGGACTTACAGAATGTAGGCTTGACCTTTGATGCCTCTCAACATACAAACACCATGCATGGTAGCCTTGACTCCTCAGTTTTAGTTCATCAAGGGTTTTCTTCTAGCCAAAGGAGCGCACAAAGCAGGAATCCATCTACTGTTGGAAAGGCTATGTTCTCAATTGGAGAAGGCACTCATCATGTGAATGTCCAAAATAATGGTCAACACCTTAACAGTCTTGTTGTTGACAATACAGTTAGGGTTAAAGCTGAAAGGGTTCCTGATGCAAGTTCTCAAACTAGCTACTTTCACGAACAATTTGGTCAGGAGGATCTAATGAGTGCACTTCTCAAACAG CAGCAAGAGGGAATTGGAGCCACCGAAAATGAGTTTGACTTTGACGGGTATTCCTTGGATAATATTCCTGTGTAG